From Candidatus Zixiibacteriota bacterium, the proteins below share one genomic window:
- a CDS encoding SBBP repeat-containing protein, which yields MKTVYALISLLLLSAAAMAQSVDSVWVKRFNSPLSGADQYPKIAVDDSGNVIITGRSYQGAGVGTGYDWMTVKYNSGGDTLWARKYTGFSNGQDWPREIVADPGGNIYVAGSSEASGANTGGVIIKYNSDGDSLWVERFDGEAALYDAFYDVFTDINGFVYVAGVSESTTNYWNYLTVKYDSLGNQEWARIYSGAGYGTDWAHAVAVDANGNVYVTGESQQSSTDIVTVKYLPNGSQDWVSIYDGPVGGFDGGFDILIDGNNFVYVCGSSDGSGSSRDIILLKYQPDGDTVWTRRWNGVGNGQDNCYSMAITGTTGPVTLAGVSYGGVGTQNDIVAIRYNSLGQTVYEKLVNGSDNLNDAGISVAADNDGNAYVVGEISHAPYVDNYAMKISPVGMTGWARAYDGESFNDYGSDVACDNWGNVYTVGYSLFSGTDYDFVLQRFSILGPLVIYAYSPVNLKVTDPAGYFIGKDEFGVLSQTLFPADYYEEPPDFIDSVVIYYPIVGTYIIEIIPEQDAPPGSTYSVGIRIDGSVQSVMIQDEAVPATGTTDTYYYTAGEEEHFINGDANGNKVVNILDVTYILAYLYKHGPEPVPLVSADAQCNGVVNILDATYLISSLYKGGPDPCQGP from the coding sequence ATGAAAACCGTATATGCGCTTATTTCGTTATTGTTATTGTCCGCCGCGGCAATGGCGCAGTCGGTCGATTCCGTGTGGGTCAAGAGATTCAACAGCCCGTTATCAGGAGCCGACCAGTATCCCAAGATTGCCGTTGATGACTCGGGAAACGTCATTATCACCGGGCGAAGTTATCAAGGGGCGGGTGTCGGCACCGGCTATGATTGGATGACGGTTAAGTACAACAGCGGCGGTGATACGCTCTGGGCAAGAAAGTACACCGGTTTTTCCAACGGGCAGGATTGGCCGCGCGAAATTGTCGCAGACCCGGGCGGGAATATTTATGTAGCCGGCTCAAGCGAAGCCAGCGGCGCGAATACTGGCGGGGTAATTATCAAATATAATTCAGACGGAGATTCGCTCTGGGTTGAACGATTCGATGGCGAGGCCGCTCTTTATGATGCTTTCTATGATGTTTTCACGGATATAAACGGTTTTGTCTACGTGGCAGGAGTAAGCGAAAGCACCACCAACTATTGGAATTATCTGACAGTGAAGTACGACTCTCTGGGGAATCAAGAGTGGGCAAGAATATACAGCGGCGCCGGGTATGGAACAGATTGGGCGCACGCCGTTGCCGTTGATGCCAATGGAAATGTTTACGTCACCGGAGAAAGTCAACAGTCGAGCACGGACATTGTCACGGTAAAGTACCTCCCCAATGGTTCGCAGGACTGGGTCAGTATTTATGATGGCCCTGTCGGCGGTTTCGATGGAGGGTTTGACATTCTGATTGACGGCAATAATTTCGTGTATGTCTGCGGTTCCAGCGATGGAAGCGGGTCATCAAGGGACATAATACTTTTAAAATATCAACCTGACGGTGATACCGTCTGGACCAGACGATGGAACGGTGTCGGCAATGGGCAGGACAACTGTTACAGTATGGCGATCACCGGAACGACCGGTCCGGTTACCCTGGCAGGTGTCAGTTACGGCGGTGTCGGGACGCAGAATGATATAGTAGCCATCAGGTATAATTCTCTTGGGCAGACTGTTTATGAGAAGCTGGTTAACGGTTCAGACAATCTCAACGACGCCGGAATTTCGGTCGCCGCTGACAATGATGGTAACGCCTATGTTGTCGGGGAAATATCGCACGCGCCGTATGTCGATAACTATGCGATGAAAATCAGCCCGGTCGGGATGACGGGATGGGCACGGGCGTATGACGGCGAATCTTTTAATGATTATGGCAGTGATGTTGCATGTGACAATTGGGGCAATGTTTATACGGTCGGATATTCCCTGTTCAGCGGAACCGATTACGACTTTGTCTTGCAGCGATTCTCAATACTGGGACCTCTGGTGATTTATGCCTATTCTCCCGTTAATCTGAAAGTCACCGACCCGGCGGGATATTTCATTGGGAAGGATGAATTTGGTGTTTTGAGTCAGACGCTCTTTCCGGCCGATTACTACGAAGAGCCCCCTGATTTCATCGATTCCGTGGTTATTTACTATCCGATTGTTGGGACTTACATTATTGAAATTATACCCGAACAGGATGCTCCCCCGGGGTCAACCTATTCTGTCGGAATCAGAATTGACGGTTCGGTGCAATCAGTGATGATTCAGGATGAAGCGGTTCCCGCCACCGGAACCACCGATACCTATTATTATACTGCCGGAGAAGAGGAGCATTTTATCAATGGTGACGCCAACGGAAACAAGGTTGTCAATATTCTCGATGTGACATATATTCTTGCCTACCTGTATAAACATGGCCCGGAGCCGGTACCGCTGGTATCTGCCGATGCGCAATGCAACGGGGTGGTCAATATTCTGGACGCGACTTACCTGATAAGCAGCCTCTATAAAGGCGGACCTGACCCCTGCCAGGGACCGTAA
- a CDS encoding FlgD immunoglobulin-like domain containing protein codes for MKSLRTAIIVLLMALPMTGTVIGGNHPEEWPALRNRELIENELPGSNNVITNSNSPVYDPHCYDDFSPGFDIRINDDTVSSTQPQRRPSIAANKGGGFIVLWEDARYVYFYQFYIQAYDSEGTPIECNRPLPIPAYGDTYNAYGRSPIASDKDGNFAVTTVFSGYVIAQWYFSDGTPRGPITIVNDVYYGDRYNSSIVMAPDGRSVIVWEDERNSLYDDIYGQMFDPDGNPVGTNFRINDDTGICDQWSSAVAMDENGGFSVVWQDGRNDYLEIGVDRYNDSTEVFFQRFDASGSPVGSNVKVNDEGTSILQRFASIDSDSTGNVTVVWEDSRFGLRRIYAQHFDADGDKVGANMALDSMSTSGSWGMPRVILQENREFVVVAQSSISYPNMIDLGLLFFDSSGLSLGSCIIPHDSVYLDQQYADIAESNDGNILLVWEDHCFGSFRNNGDIVLQRFTQYGWKLGSNQRVNNDDAPQFWPSVAANDDGLVIVSWDDERYRDFPENREKICVQRSSNGTLDGDNIDVSGPDRSGFSQAVAVNQAGSAVVIWSSIADTSGFHRFYRYLDEQGRISDSVSRLDDYTGYVGGSLRRENKAAASGSSFFLVWTEFREPLFHVYGQIIDSTGNRVGQNIRVDHGIDAGSQKVQSVCGSVNNSFVTVWSGIGLDGTGLYLRRFDSLGLPKSDGIKFTGSGTYADCDAYSDGGVLAAWIYNSGGDTAIFTQRISPSDQLIGNVIRVSPAGASVSTYAPPSVAILDNGTALVTWQVVDPVTSNEHIFGRLLDSSGNFKGDEFIFTDTMFAGKRMQSPDVASTGQGFFAAWMDARRDMGWDIYGRYIDMTPTDVADEPSGGIIPGEYSLLQNYPNPFNPTTVVEYGLSKRGNVNIEIFNTLGQKVRTLVNEVKSAGSFRIVWDGTDDRGTLVASGVYLYRLAVDGAVQSKKMILVK; via the coding sequence ATGAAATCGTTAAGAACTGCCATCATAGTATTGTTGATGGCTCTGCCAATGACGGGTACTGTAATCGGGGGCAATCATCCGGAAGAGTGGCCTGCCTTAAGAAACCGTGAGCTTATCGAAAATGAATTGCCTGGCAGCAATAATGTAATTACAAACAGCAATTCTCCAGTCTATGACCCGCATTGTTACGACGACTTTTCTCCCGGGTTCGATATCAGAATAAATGATGATACAGTTTCCAGTACCCAGCCGCAAAGAAGACCGTCAATTGCTGCTAACAAGGGGGGCGGTTTCATAGTACTTTGGGAAGATGCCCGTTATGTCTATTTTTATCAATTCTATATTCAGGCGTATGATTCGGAGGGGACACCAATAGAATGTAATCGTCCTTTGCCGATTCCGGCGTATGGCGATACTTATAACGCGTATGGACGCAGTCCAATAGCCTCAGACAAAGATGGCAATTTTGCAGTAACGACGGTATTTAGCGGATATGTAATCGCCCAATGGTATTTCTCAGATGGCACGCCGCGCGGACCCATTACAATCGTAAATGATGTTTACTATGGAGACCGATATAATTCCAGCATAGTTATGGCTCCCGATGGACGTTCCGTCATTGTCTGGGAAGATGAACGAAACAGTCTATATGATGACATCTACGGACAGATGTTTGATCCGGACGGAAACCCGGTCGGTACTAATTTTCGGATTAATGATGATACCGGCATCTGTGACCAATGGTCATCGGCCGTCGCCATGGATGAAAACGGCGGATTTTCAGTAGTCTGGCAAGACGGTCGCAATGACTATCTTGAAATTGGAGTGGATAGATATAACGACAGCACGGAGGTATTCTTTCAGCGATTTGACGCCAGTGGTAGTCCCGTTGGCTCAAACGTTAAGGTCAATGATGAGGGGACTTCTATACTGCAACGCTTCGCCAGCATTGACTCTGATTCCACCGGCAATGTGACTGTAGTCTGGGAGGATAGCAGATTCGGCCTTCGGAGAATTTACGCCCAACATTTTGACGCAGATGGTGATAAGGTCGGAGCGAATATGGCATTAGATTCAATGTCCACTTCAGGTTCCTGGGGAATGCCCAGAGTTATATTGCAGGAAAATCGAGAGTTCGTCGTGGTTGCTCAATCAAGTATCAGTTATCCAAATATGATTGACCTCGGCTTACTCTTCTTCGATTCTTCAGGCTTAAGTCTTGGTTCATGTATTATTCCCCATGACAGCGTCTATCTTGATCAGCAGTATGCGGATATTGCAGAAAGCAATGATGGCAATATATTATTGGTTTGGGAGGACCATTGCTTTGGGTCCTTTAGAAATAACGGAGACATTGTTCTCCAGCGGTTCACTCAATATGGGTGGAAACTGGGGTCCAATCAGCGAGTGAACAATGATGATGCGCCGCAATTTTGGCCTTCCGTTGCGGCAAACGACGATGGACTGGTCATAGTCTCATGGGATGATGAGCGATACCGAGATTTTCCTGAAAATCGGGAGAAAATTTGTGTACAGAGAAGCAGTAATGGCACTCTGGATGGTGACAATATTGACGTTAGCGGCCCGGACAGATCCGGTTTCAGTCAGGCGGTTGCCGTCAACCAAGCGGGCAGTGCAGTTGTGATATGGTCAAGTATCGCTGACACATCGGGATTTCATAGATTTTATAGATATCTTGATGAGCAAGGCAGAATAAGTGACTCCGTCTCAAGACTTGATGATTACACAGGATATGTAGGCGGTAGTTTGAGACGGGAGAACAAGGCTGCGGCTTCCGGGAGCAGTTTCTTTTTAGTCTGGACTGAATTTCGCGAGCCCTTGTTTCATGTTTACGGGCAGATTATAGACTCAACCGGTAATCGAGTCGGACAGAACATTAGAGTTGACCACGGAATCGATGCCGGTTCTCAGAAGGTCCAATCGGTATGCGGAAGTGTCAATAACTCCTTTGTTACTGTTTGGTCGGGAATCGGTTTGGACGGAACCGGACTCTATCTCCGTCGATTCGATTCACTGGGACTTCCCAAAAGTGATGGCATCAAGTTTACCGGCTCCGGTACTTATGCTGACTGCGACGCCTATTCAGATGGTGGAGTGCTTGCGGCATGGATATATAATTCGGGCGGCGATACGGCGATATTTACTCAAAGGATTTCGCCTTCCGACCAGTTGATTGGAAACGTCATAAGGGTGAGTCCAGCGGGGGCGTCAGTATCTACCTATGCTCCACCCTCGGTTGCCATTCTTGACAATGGAACGGCTCTTGTGACCTGGCAGGTAGTGGACCCTGTTACATCTAATGAACATATTTTTGGCAGACTTCTTGATTCGAGCGGGAATTTCAAAGGTGACGAATTTATATTCACCGACACGATGTTTGCCGGAAAAAGAATGCAGAGTCCGGATGTAGCGTCAACGGGCCAGGGCTTCTTTGCCGCCTGGATGGATGCCCGTCGCGATATGGGTTGGGACATTTATGGCCGCTATATAGACATGACTCCCACAGATGTCGCGGATGAGCCCTCGGGTGGAATTATACCCGGAGAGTATTCTCTGCTGCAGAACTACCCCAATCCCTTTAACCCGACCACAGTTGTCGAATATGGTCTGTCAAAACGCGGCAATGTGAATATCGAGATATTTAATACGCTTGGACAAAAGGTCAGAACCCTGGTAAATGAAGTCAAGTCTGCGGGGTCATTTAGAATTGTATGGGATGGCACTGATGACAGGGGAACGCTGGTTGCCAGTGGAGTCTATCTCTATCGACTCGCTGTTGATGGAGCGGTGCAGTCAAAGAAGATGATACTGGTGAAGTGA